Proteins from one Nicotiana tabacum cultivar K326 chromosome 23, ASM71507v2, whole genome shotgun sequence genomic window:
- the LOC107804952 gene encoding uncharacterized protein LOC107804952 translates to MATISKLSNPALNYSSSTSFTTRSSSAPKCFLDLRTNKTTTFDHKFSASKLSLVFNPSIRGSLCVKCSQADGNGSTVKRTTLHDLYERQGQSPWYDNLCRPVTDLLPLIESGVRGVTSNPAIFQKAISTSNAYNEQFRELVQAGKDIESVYWELVVKDIQDACKLFESIYDKTDGGDGYVSVEVSPRLAEDTEGTVEAAKWLHKKVERSNVYIKIPATAPCIPSIKEVISLGISVNVTLIFSLARYEAVIDAYLDGLEASGLSDLSRVTSVASFFVSRVDTLVDKMLEKIGTPEALDLRGKAANAQAALAYKLYQKKFSGPRWEALVKKGAKKQRLLWASTSVKNPAYPDTLYVDPLIGPDTVSTMPDQALQAFIDHGSVARTIDSNVSEAEGIYSALEKLGIDWSFVGSQLELEGVDSFKKSFDSLLDSLQEKANTLKLVSL, encoded by the exons atggcTACCATTTCTAAGCTCTCAAATCCAGCACTCAACTACTCTTCCTCCACCTCTTTTACGACCAGATCTTCATCTGCACCCAAATGCTTTCTTGATCTTCGTACCAACAAAACCACCACCTTTGACCATaaattttctgcttctaaatTGTCACTCGTTTTCAACCCTTCTATCAGAGGCTCTTTGTG TGTCAAATGCTCTCAAGCTGATGGAAATGGAAGCACAGTGAAGAGAACAACTCTCCATGATCTCTACGAGAGGCAAGGCCAAAGCCCCTGGTATGACAATCTCTGCCGGCCTGTTACAGATTTGCTTCCATTGATTGAGAGTGGTGTCAGAGGTGTAACCAGCAATCCTGCG ATTTTCCAGAAAGCGATATCAACATCAAATGCATACAATGAACAGTTTCG GGAACTTGTACAAGCTGGAAAAGATATAGAGAGCGTATACTGGGAACTTGTGGTAAAGGACATCCAAGATGCATGCAAACTCTTTGAGTCAATCTACGATAAAACAGATGGTGGCGATGGGTACGTTTCTGTTGAAGTCTCACCTAGACTTGCTGAGGATACGGAGGGCACTGTAGAGGCTGCAAAGTGGCTTCATAAGAAGGTTGAGCGTTCCAATGTGTATATAAAAATTCCTGCTACTGCTCCATGCATTCCTTCTATCAAGGAAGTTATTTCACTTGGAATAAGTGTCAATGTCACG CTCATCTTCTCTCTTGCGAGATATGAAGCAGTAATTGATGCTTACCTCGATGGCCTTGAAGCCTCTGGGCTAAGTGATCTCTCCAGAGTCACAAGTGTTGCTTCATTTTTCGTCAGTCGAGTAGACACACTTGTTGACAAGATGCTTGAGAAAATTGGAACTCCAGAGGCTCTTGATCTTCGTGGGAAG GCTGCAAATGCGCAGGCAGCTCTTGCTTATAAGCTTTACCAGAAGAAATTTTCTGGTCCTAGATGGGAAGCTTTGGTAAAGAAAGGTGCCAAGAAACAGAGGCTACTGTGGGCGTCAACTAGTGTTAAGAACCCAGCATATCCTGACACTTTATATGTGGATCCTCTCATTGGACCAGACACG GTTTCAACGATGCCTGATCAAGCTCTTCAAGCATTTATCGATCACGGTTCCGTTGCAAGGACGATTGATTCAAACGTATCTGAAGCCGAAGGTATTTACAGTGCCCTCGAGAAATTGGGTATCGACTGGAGCTTTGTTGGGTCTCAGCTTGAATTGGAGGGTGTGGACTCTTTCAAGAAGAGTTTCGATAGCTTGCTTGACAGTCTGCAGGAGAAGGCAAATACCCTCAAGTTAGTGAGCCTGTAA